The sequence CTACATGATGATTTAACAGGACTTTATAATAGAAGATTCTTCAAAGAAGAGCTAAAAAGATTATTTGATAGGCGTAGCTACCCGTTAGCTTTAGTAATTTTTGATATAAACGGATTAAAAATGGTTAACGATATATTAGGGCATACATGGGGTGATTGGCTTATAAAGAAAGTTGCTGAGACACTAAAATCATCCGTTCGTGCCGTTGACCTTATCGCAAGAATCGGAGGTGATGAGTTTGTCTTATTAATGGTAAACACAACAGAAGAAGGCGTAAAAAGGTGCATCTTAAGAATTAAAGAAAGGTTAGATGAAGAAAATAAAAAGGAAAGTCACTCTTATTTGAGTGTTTCTATTGGATATGCCATCCAGAATGGTAAATTCAAAGACTCAGAGAAACTGTTTGCCTCAGCTGATGAATCAATGTATAAAGAAAAGTATTCAGACAAAAGAAATGATAAACTGAAGAAAATTCGGGAATCCATTAAGCTCATGAAACCAGAAAACGCAGAATCACATAAGCTTGAAGACTTTTTAAAAAGATAAACAAACATAAAAAACTACATTTAACCCCCCAATATAAACAGATGTTGATAATCATCGCATCAACAAAAAAGGCCGCAAAAAGCGGCCTTGAAATAAATACTACTTTTTAGGCTTGTTGGGTTTTTTATGATTATGATGGTGTTGATAGAAACCGAATTTTATTTTACATTCGTTCAATTCCTTGAAATTATTAGCTTTCTCAACGCAAACCTTATAACCCTCTAACTTCTTCAAATGAGTCTCAGTTCTTTTAATTTTAATATCTGTTCTATGAAGAATCTTTTGTTTTACTACCTGAAACTTATTATGATTGACCTGTGCTGAAGCAGTAGTTGTAGAAGCAGCATTTGCAGACAAAGACAATAAACCTGCAGTCAAAATAGCTACCGAAAAACCGCCAATCCTTTTAGTCAACTTTGCACCCATAAAACCTCCTCTTTTTTACTTTTTCTAACATAAAGGCATAAATAAACCCACCAACACCCTTCTTTACTTTGGCTTCACCTCCCATACGCAAGATTTATATTTGTGAGCCTGACATTGATGGCTTGAGTTAGGTGTGTATCATTCTTGATTTCTCTTGTTTTGCTTGACTCAAAACGCTCTGCAGCTGCTTCAAGGATCATGTTGAGCATCTCGCCGTATGAGATACCCGCAATCTTAGCCATCTTTGCAAGATGACCATCCCAGCACCAACCAGGATTTGGGTTTACCTCAAGTAGTTTGGGCTTAGACTCACTGTCAAGCCTCCAGTCAAACCTGCAATAGTCGTTTACATTTAGCCTTTCCCACAGTTTTAGCGAGCTTTCCACTATAATCCTTTCTGTTTCCTCATCCAGTTGAGCTAACCTGGATGTGTTGTTCCAGTAAGGGGAACCTGGCAACCACTTAGCTTCATATCCGCAGATCTTTGGTAGGTCATCTGGTAGTTTGGAGTAGTCCTCTTCAATTATAGGTAAGATTTTATAATTTCCCGATATATTGCCGATTATGCCTATGGTTAGATCGCTACCCGTTAAAAATTCTTCAATTAATACGGGTTTATCATGACCAAACTGCTCTTTGATCTCAGATAAGACCTCAATAAGCTCATCCATTGTATAAACTACGCTCTTCTTTGTTATACCAAAACTCGAATCGCCGAAATTTGGTTTAACGATCGCAGGAAAATTAAATGGAAGCTCTAAAACGGTCTTATCAGGCGTTACAAGTATGCCTTTAGGAACGGGGATTCCCATCTCTTTGGCTACACCCCTGATTAAGGATTTATCATAGCAGTAAGCCAAGCACTGCGGATTTGAACCTGTGTAAGGTATGTTAAGCATCTCAAGTAGGGCGGGTATGTACAACTCCTTTGTTGGCTCGTTGTTAAAGCCCTCATCACACAGGTTAAAAACAAAGTCTATCTTTGGTTTAAGTTTTATCAGATCGCTTATCAGGGTATCGTGATTGTTAACATAGATAAACCTGTAATTTTTTAGTTCGTTCAACGCCTTTTTTAGCTCATCGATTGTGTAGAAGTCATCCTCATCAAAGATGCCGTTGGGCTTCATGTTGTCCGGTTTGTTTGGGTCTCCCATAACAACAGCAACGGTTTTTAATGAAGCATCTTTGACCTTTGTAAATGTCCACTGTTTTTTGGTAAGGGCTGTAACTATTATTCTGTGTCCCATCATGCCAAGATCTTGGTTGCGTTTCGAACTTACGGATAGTGTTGAATGGAATTCCACATCATCAAAGCCTGATTTTTTCAGAAGCTCTTGCAATTTTTCTTTGCTGTAAAGCCTAACAGAGTAAAACTGATCAGCCATGATACCTTTTTCTTTATGTGCAATAATCTCCCTTGTAATTATTCGCTTGCCATCTGTTGAGAGACTCCTTTCCCTGCACACAAAAAATCTATTGTCCACCCATTCCCAACTTCTATTTTGCAGGTTTGATTTCAAATACTCACCACCAACAACATCCAACAAAACCTTGCCCCATGGCTTTAGAACCCTCAAAACCTCTTTTAAAACTTTTAAATCCTCATCTTCGGACTCAAAGTATCCGAAGCTATTACCCAATATCAAAACTGCGTCGAATGTGTCCGTTTTGTAGGGTAATTTTCTTGCATCGCCCTCTCTGAATTTGATCCCCAATGCACGCTTTTCGCTTTCCTTTCTTGCCTTTTGTATGAGATACCTTGACCTGTCAAGTCCTTCAACATTCAAAAAGCCCCTGCTTGCAAGCTCTATACTGTGTCTGCCTTGCCCACAACACAGATCCAAAACCTTATCCTCAGGTTTGATACCCAAAGCTTTTACAACCAGATCAACCTCGCTTTTTGTGATCTCTGAGTCCTCTACGACATCACCATCGCTTATAAGATACAGAGGGTTGAACAGATCCTTCCACCAGTCGGGTTTAACGAAACTTTCGAAATCCTCAACAGGTCCAAAACTTTTGGGCTTCACTTTGAGCTTTGAGCCCTTTCTGCTTTTCATGTGGGTCTAACAACCTCCTAAATCATAGGATAATTTGACGCTTTCTATACTCCTTTTTTTGGAAAAATCAAGAGATTTGATATCTAAGAAATCCTTGTTATGACAAGGTTTTTTAAGAATCAGACACAAATTGAAACTATGTAAAATTAACCTGACATGACGAAATGTTTAAAATAGCAATCCAGTTCATCAAGTGGCAGGTAAACCAGATCATTAAAATCCAATTCTGCAAAGAAAAATACATTGTAATCGTAATCCAGATAGGATAGGTCCATGTAATAATCTATAATCTTTTTTAAATTCTTTGAATGTCTCCTAAACCACAGAAAGTATATGCGCCTGTTTTGTGGTATTGCATCGACATTCTTATACTCTGTGTTAAGCATATCCAAAAGCTTAAGAAAGTTATCGTTAACCTTTATATCCAGATCAAGATACAAACCACCAAAATGATAAAGCAGCAGGAATCTAATTACATCAGACTGAAATCTATAGTGAAATCCTTTGAATTTTGACAGATCATAATTAAACTCTTTTAAAAATTTATTTATTTGGCTTGTCCTGTATAGTCTGTATGAGGGTATCTTTTCAAAGATCCTTTTATTATGCTCTATGAAGACCTCATACTTTTTGGGGATCTCATCCCCATCCGAATACCAGATCTGAAAAACATTGGGATACATCTTAACCTCCATCTATTTTATACCCAAAAAACTTTGATTTAACCAGCAGTTTTTTGTAAATTTTGAGCCATGAAACTTACGGTAAAAATTAAAGACCAAATAAAGCAAATTCAATTAAACAAAGGCGATAACCTTCTGAAAATACTGCATTCAAACGGCATATTCATAAACGCATACTGCGGCGGCAAGGGTATATGCAAAAAATGCATCGTTAGATTCTTGGAAAACACCCCAGAGCCTTTAAAGATAGAAAAGGAAGCATTAGCTGATAAAATAGAGGAAGGCTATAGGCTTGCATGCCTGCACAACATAGAAAAGGACGCAACGGTTGAGATAGAGGCATTAAAGCCCATATTTTCAGACTTTTTAGCCAATGTGTGCTGCGATGATGATAAAACACACATAGCTATAGACATAGGCACAACAACCATAGCTGCAGCTATGGTTGAGAACAAAAAGATAACAAATAGTATAAGCTTACTAAACCCACAGATAGCCTTTGGCGGCGATGTAATAAGCAGAATTGCATCATCTAACGAGGGAAACTTTAACACCTTAAGCTCCATTTTAAAGGACAGCATAAATGATATTATAAGTTCACTAAAAAAACCATCGTCAATGGTAATTTGCGCAAACCCAACGATGCTTTCCTTTTTTTTAGGGCTTAACCCAAAATCCATAGGTGAATACCCATACACACCACCGTTTAAAGGAAGCCTTACAACACAATTCAGTGATATTGATATCTATATACCACCTGTTATTGGGGCATTTGTGGGTTCTGATATAACATCGGCCTTGAGCCTTTTGCCAGAAAATGAAGACTTTTTATTTATTGATATCGGCACAAACTGCGAATTTATCTTAAAAATCAAAGACAATTATTTCTCATCCAGCGTTCCTGCAGGCCCTGCACTTGAGGGTACAAATATAGATTATGGAAGTATTGCTCAAAACGGTGCAATATATAAAGTAAGTTTTGAAAATGGTATAAAAGTTTACACCATAAACAACAAAAAACCTACAGGTATTACAGGCTCAGGCTTAATTAGTGTTATAGCCCTTTTGCGCAAATTTGGAATAATAGACAAAACCGGCAGACTCGTAGAGCCATGGGAAGCAGAAGCACCCTTTAGCATTATAAACCGCATAAAAGGCAAAGGATTCCTATTAACAGATGATATATACCTAACTCAGAACTCTATCAGAAATTTTCAGCTTGTTAAGGCATCTTTGAACGCAGGTTTGGAGTTGCTCCTAAAAAAGATAGGTCAAAAATTACCCAACAAAATATTTATCGGCGGAGGTTTCTCAAAAAGCTTAAGCAGAGACGAAATAATCAACTCTGGATTGTTGTCTTTTGAGGGTGAATTTGTTATGCTACAGAACAGTTCTTTGGCAGGTGGCTTAAGGTTATTTTGCTTAAAAGAAAGGGAGAAAGTGGAAAGGTTAAGTAAAAAAATAAAATACATAGAAATAGCAAACGAAGCCGACTTTGAGAGGTTATATATAAAGAAAATGGACTTCTAAATGACGGGCATTTGGATTAATGTCATTGGATTTAGCGCTGCAACGCTCACAACATTTAGCTTTGTGCCGCAATTCATCAAACTTTTAAAGACAAAGAGAACAGAGGGGCTAAGCTTAACCATGATGATTCAGATTGCTATTGGGCTGCTACTGTGGATAACCTATGGGGTATTACGCAAAGATATAGTTTTGATAAGTGCCAACACGGTTGGGTTTGTTATCGTTATGGCAACAATAATTATCTATTTCAAGGTGAACAAATATGAGGTTTAAGGTAGTAAGCTGGAATGTAAACTCCATCAGGGCAAGGCTTGAACTTGTGCTCGACTTTTTAAAAGCTAACCAACCGGATGTGTTATGCATGCAGGAGACAAAAGTTGAAAATGTACTATTTCCAAAAGAAGCTTTTGAAGAGTTGGGTTATAATGTAGCAACTGCAGGACAGAAAAGGTTTAATGGCGTTGCGACAGTATCAAAACTAAATTTAGAAGATATAAAAACCGACTTCTTTGACGCTGAAAAAGACCACAAAAGGAGTCTTTTAACAAAAATAAATGATATAACCATAATCAACCTCTATTTTCCAAATGGCCAAGCGCCAGATACAGAGCAATTCCAATACAAGCTAAACTTTATATACGAACTAAAAAGCTTTTTATCAAAGCACTACTCAATAGAAGATAAACTTATAATATTGGGCGATTTTAATGTGGCAATGGAAGAGAATGATGTATACGATGTTAAGCAGATGGAAGGAAAGATTGGATTCCATCCAGAAGAAAGGAAGGCCCTAAAAGAACTTTACAGTTGGGGCTTTGTAGATCTTTTTAGAAAATTTAACAAAGAAAAGGCGTTCAGTTGGTGGGATTACAGGGCAGCATCTTTCTGGAAGGATAGGGGGTTAAGGATAGATTACATATGGTCAACACCCACATTAGCTGACAAATGCAAGGATTGCTTTATAGATAAAAGCTATAGAAGAAAAAAGAAACCGTCAGACCACGCTCCCGTTGTGGCGGTTTTTGAGCTGGAGGGATAGGATGAATTATCAGGATGTAATACTCAAATTAAACGAGTTTTGGAAAGGCAAGGGTTGCATAATTTTACAGCCATACGATGTTGAAGCAGGCGCTGGAACGTTCCATTGGGCAACAACACTTAAGTCTTTAGACAAGAACGATTGGGCTTGCGCCTATCCTGCACCATCGAGAAGACCTACAGATGGCAGATACGGCGAGAACCCGAATAGACTTCAACATTACTACCAATACCAGGTTTTAATCAAACCATCGCCCGAAAATATTCAGGATCTATACTTAGAAAGCCTTGAGTTTTTGGGTATAAACCTAAAAGAACACGACATCAGGTTTGTTGAGGATAACTGGGAATCGCCAACACTTGGAGCATGGGGTTTAGGCTGGGAGGTCTGGCTTGATGGTATGGAGATAACCCAGTTTACATATTTTCAGCAGGTTGGGGGATACGACTTAAAACCGATACCTGTGGAGATAACCTACGGCACAGAAAGACTTGGCATGTACATACAAGGCGTGGATAATGTATTCGACATGAAATGGAACGATAAATACACATATGGATATATCCACCAACACGACGAATATGAATACTCTGTTTACAATTTCGAGGTGGCAAATACACAGATGCTGTTTAAGCTATTTGAGATGTTTGAAGAAGAGGTTGAAAACTGTCTAAAAGCAAAGTTGGTTAGACCGGCTTATGATTACTGTATGAAATGCTCACATGTGTTTAACCTACTTGATGCAAGGAATGCCATAAGCGTAACCGAAAGGGCATCCTTTATCAAAAAAGTTAGGGAGATGGTGGCAAAGGTTGCCCGTCTCTATGTGGAGGGTGAGGTATGAAACTACTATTTGAATTATTCACAGAAGAGCTCCCAACAAGCGAAATGGAGCATTTGGAGAAAGATTTTTTAGAGGCATCAAAAAAAATCCTATCCGATAAAAATATAGAGTTTAACAACCTAATATTTTACTTAACTCCTCGCAGGATGGCACTTAAGTTTGAGTTTGATGAGTTTGTAAAGGTTGAAGATAAAAAAGTTTTAGGCCCTCCAAAAAGCGTATGTTTCAAAGACGGCAAGCCCACAAAAGCATTAGAAGGCTTTTTGAAAAAAAACAATGCGACAATGGATGATATAGTTGAAGAAAAAACAAAGAAGGGCGAATACATAGCCGTCATTATAAAAGGCAAAAATGTCCAAGCAAAACCTATTGTTATACAAGCTATAGACCAGATTTTAAAAGATATTCATTTCAACAAGCAGATGCGCTGGGGTGATGGTGAGTTTGAATTTACAAGACCTGTTCATGGAGTGGTGTTTTTAATAGATAACGAGATAGTTGATTTTGAATTTAAAGGCAAAAAGGCATCCAACACAACATACGGACATAGATTTCTATCCTCAGGCAGCTTCAGAGTTGAATACGACAATTATGAATCAACATTAAAAGAAAACTTTGTAATCGTGAATCAAAACGAAAGAAGACAGCTTATACTGAACCAGTTAAAAGAATACGCAAACAAAAAAGGGGCAAAGCTGGTATATGATGAGGAGCTGTTAAATGAGGTGGTAAACCTGGTTGAATATCCCGTTATGGTTATAGGCAGATTTGAGGAGAAGTTCTTAAAACTACCCAAAGAGGTTTTAATAACATCGATGAAAGATCATCAAAGGTATTTTGCATTCACAAAAGACGGCAAACTTCTCAATGAATTTGCCGCCATATCCAATATAAAGACAGACAATATGGACCTTATAAGAGAGGGATATGAAAGGGTCTTAAGGGCGAGATTTTCCGATGCTGAGTTCTTCTTTGAGGAGGATAAAAAGCATAAGCTTGAGGAGTTTGTGCCCAAGCTAAGTCAGATGATGTTCCATGAAAAGCTGGGCAGTCAGTTAGACAGAACAAATAGGCTTGTTGGATTGGCTGAGTTTTTGGCAGAAAAACTGGGTTTTGATACAAACAAAGCAAAACGGGCTGCATACCTGTCAAAGGCAGACCTTCTAACACAGATGGTCTATGAGTTTCCCGAGCTTCAGGGTGTCATGGGTAGGGAGTATGCACTGCTAAGCTCAGAGGACAGTGAAGTTGCAACGGCCATCTACGAACAATACCTGCCAAAGGAGGATGAGATCCCACGGGGTGGGGCTGGTATCTGCTTATCCATAGCCGATAAACTGGATATCATAGTGGGAGGCTTTTTTGCAGGGCTTAAACCAACTGGGGCAAAAGACCCATACGGCTTAAGAAGGGCAGCTTTAGGCATAATAAGAACACTTATAGAAAACGGACTCTTCTTAAACCTCAGGGAAGTCCTGGAAAAATCGGCGCAGTTATACAATAAGACTATTGAGTTATACGAAATAGAAGAGTTTTTTGCAGTTAGGTTTAAAAACTATTTCAGCGACTATCCACACGATGTGCTTGAGGCTATAACATTTAAGTTTGATGACATATATGATGCATATCTCAGACTCAAAGCACTAAATGAATTCGTCGAATCAGACAAAAACAAAGAGAAGCAGTTTGCCATCAAAAGAGTTTTCAACATATTAAAGGAGTTTGAAGGCAGCAGGGTGGATGAGTCGTTATTCAACCAGGATGAGGAAAGGGCGCTATTTGATAAGGTAAAACAGCTTGAAGAGGTTGAAGCCGAATTTATATCAAAAAAGGACTATTTAGGGCTTTTGAATCAGATAACGTCAAACAAGGATGTTATAGATAATTTCTTTGATAGTGTTATGGTTATGGATAAAGACGAGAAGGTGAGAAACAACAGGCTTTCACTTCTAAATAAATTAAGAAAAATTGTTCTAAACATAGCAAACTTTAAATTTTTGGAGATTTAACAATGAGGTTGAAAAGCGGTTATGGTTTAACATTTGACGATGTATTGCTTTTGCCCAACAAATCCGAGATTTTGCCAAAAGATGTCGATGTTTCAGCTTCTCTAACCGAAAGGCTTATACTCAAAACCCCTATCATTTCTGCCGCCATGGATACGGTTACAGAGTACAGAATGGCAATAGCGATGGCACGCCATGGGGGGCTGGGAATAATACACAAGAATATGCCTATAGAGGAGCAGGTAAAACAAATCAGACGGGTTAAAAAATCTGAAAGTGGTATGATTATTGACCCTATAACTATAAGACCTGAGGCTTCAATAAACGAGGCGCTATCTTTAATGAAACAATTTCATATTTCAGGAATTCCAGTAACACTTGAGGATGGCACACTTGTAGGAATTATAACAAATAGGGATGTTCAATTTGAAAAGGATTACACAAAACCGGTAAAAGATGTAATGACAAAGGATAACCTTATTACAGCTAAAGAGGGTATAACACTGCATGAGGCAGAAGAGTATCTAAAGCAGTTCAAGGTAGAAAAACTCCCTATAGTAGACAAAAACTTCAAAATCAAGGGTTTAATAACAATAAAAGATATAAGAAAGAAAAAGGAGTACCCTAAAGCAAGTAAAGATATTCACGGAAGGCTTATGGTGGGTGCTGCAGTGGGTGCTAAGGATGGTTTTGAGCGTGCAAAAGAGCTAATAGAAGCAGGAGCAGATGTAATTGTAGTAGATTCAGCTCACGGACATTCTGTATACGTACTAAACACCGTAGAGAGAATAAAGAGCGCATTTCCCAACGTTGTTGTTATAGGTGGAAATGTGGCAACAAAGGAAGGCACAAAGGATTTAATAAATGCTGGAGCTGACATTGTTAAGATAGGCATTGGGCCGGGCTCTATTTGTACAACAAGGGTAGTTGCAGGAGTGGGAGTGCCCCAAATTACGGCCATTAGCGAATGCTCAGAAGAGGCAGCCTTAAACGACAAAAAAATCATAGCAGATGGCGGCATAAAATTTTCAGGTGACATTGTTAAGGCATTAGCTGCAGGTGCTGCTGCCGTAATGATAGGAAATCTCCTTGCAGGAACAGAAGAGTCACCTGGTGAGAGCGTTATCTATCAAGGTAGGAAGTATAAAATTTACAGAGGCATGGGCTCAATTGAGGCTATGAAAAAGGGCAGTAAAGACAGGTATTTTCAGGATGAGGTTGAGCCAGAGAAATTAGTGCCAGAGGGCGTAGAAGGCAGGGTGCCCTACAAGGGTGAGGTAGGAGATGTATTATACCAGCTTATAGGTGGGTTAAAATCCGGCATGGGATATCTTGGAGCTAAAACAATAGAAGAGCTTCAAAAGAAGGCAACATTCATCCAGATAACTGATGCTTCGCTTAAGGAAAGCCACGTTCACGATATTGTTATGACCAAGGAGCCACCTAACTACAATGTTTAAAAAAATTACGATTTTATTAGCCTTTTTTGCTATTTCTATATCGGCTTTAGGACGAGATATATATGTTTATTTTACACCTTCTTATGCTGCATTGGATGCCATAATCGATAGAATAAATTCAGCAAAAAGCTCTATAGATGTTGCTGTTTATGATTTCACTTCTCGCCCTTTGGCAAAGGCTATAATAAAAGCTAAGGCAAGAGGTGTTAAAGTAAGAATACTACTTGATAGGAAAGCAAACCAAAACAAATATAGCAAAGAAACTTTTTTAAGGAATGCAGGGATTGATGTGAGGTTGGCTATACCCCACGTAGCCTGGGATAGAGAAGGGCTCATGCACAACAAATTCGCCGTTATAGATGGAAAGGTAGTTATTACAGGCTCTGCTAACTGGACAGCAAGCGCATTCAAAATCAACGACGAAAATGTGATAATTATAAACAGAGTAGATATTGCAAATGTATATGAAAAGGAGTTTAAATACCTATGGAAGAGGAGCTTGTTAAGATAAAACGCATGATAGATGCCAATTTTAACCGCTTACGCGAAGGGCTTAGAGTCGTAGAAGATATAGCACGGTTCGTGTTAGACAACAAAAAACTAACAAAAGATTTAAAGAACCTAAGAGCGGACATAGGCCAGATTGAATCTAAGTTCGATTTTACAAGCTCAAGGGATACACAAAACGATGAAGGTAAACAGTTGAATAGCGAACTTGAACTTTCAAGAAATAGCGTGATTGATATTGTAAAAGCAAATCTAAAGAGAACAGAAGAATCCTTAAGGGTGCTTGAGGAAGCCTTTAAAATGATAGAACCTGAGATATCATTAAAAATTAAAGCCCTAAGATATAGAAGCTACGAAATTGAAAAAAATATGATGGAGAGACTAAAAAACCATGGATAAGCAAAAACTCATAAGAAACTTCTCTATAATCGCACACATAGACCATGGAAAAAGCACATTAGCTGATAGGTTGATCGAGTTCACTGGGGCTTTAGATAAGCGCGAAATGAAAGAGCAGATTCTGGATAACTTAGAGGTTGAAAGAAAACACGGAATTACAGTCAAAGCCCAGACAGCCCGTTTAGAATATGAAAAAGACGGCCAAAAATATATATTAAATATGATAGATACACCCGGACATGTGGACTTTGGCTATGAGGTATCAAAAAGCTTAAAAGCGTGTGAGGGATGCCTGCTTGTGGTTGATGCAACACAGGGTGTTGAAGCACAAACCATAGCAAATGCCTATCTTGCGATAGATAACGACCTTGAATTAATTCCCGTAATAAACAAGATAGATCTACCCAGTGCGGATATTGAAAAAACCAAATCAGAGATAGAGGATGCCCTCGGTATAGATGCCAAAGAATCCATAGAAATATCCGCAAAAAGTGGGCTGAATATAGACAAAGTAGTTGATGCAATAATAGATAGGATTCCACCACCAAAAGGGGAAAATAATGCCCCACTAAGGGCACTTGTTGTTGATTCGTGGTATGATAACTACAGAGGAGTGGTGTTTATTGTAAGGGTATTCGACGGCGAGCTCAAGGTAGGGGATAAAATACTGGTTTACTCTACAAAAAAGGAATACGATGTAGAAGAATTGGGTTTTTTTACGCCAAAATCTAAAAAAACAGATAAACTTTCAACTGGAGAGGTTGGCTATGTCATAGCAAACATAAAAAATATTCAGGATGCTACCGTGGGCGATACAATAACTTTGGCCAAAAATCCAACCGACAGGCCTTTTGAGGGCTTTCAAAAACCCAAGCCGTTTGTATTTGCAGGACTCTATCCGCTGAATCCAGAGGATTATGATGACCTGGCTGAAGCATTAGAAAAACTCCAATTAAATGATGCGTCCTTAACGGTGGAAAAAGAAAAATCAGAAAGTTTAGGTTTTGGATTTAGATGTGGTTTTTTGGGTGTTTTAAGTATGAACATAACAAGGGAAAGATTAGAGGGTGAATTTGGGCTTGATGTTGTTATGACAACCCCTAGCGTACTTTATAAGGTTGAGCTAACAAACGGCGAGACAATAGAGATATCCAATCCATCTGAGTTACCTCAGCCAACAAAGATAAAAGCAATTTATGAGCCTATGGTAGAAACAGAAATTATAACGCCGGCTGAATTTGTTGGTAATATTATAAAGTTACTTCAAGACAAAAGAGGACAGCAAAAAGAAATTTTATATATAGCAACAGATAGGGTATTAATTAAATACAAAGTACCTTTGGCTGAAATTCTGGTGGATTTTTACGATAAGCTTAAGTCCCTCTCAAGGGGTTATGCTTCATTTGATTACGAGTTTTCTGGATTTGAGGCTTCAGATTTAACAAAATTGATAATCCTCATAAACTCAAAAGAGATTGACTCTTTTTCATTAATCGTACCAAAAGAAAAAGCCTATAGGATTGCAAGGGAAGTTTTAA comes from Hippea maritima DSM 10411 and encodes:
- a CDS encoding glycine--tRNA ligase subunit alpha encodes the protein MNYQDVILKLNEFWKGKGCIILQPYDVEAGAGTFHWATTLKSLDKNDWACAYPAPSRRPTDGRYGENPNRLQHYYQYQVLIKPSPENIQDLYLESLEFLGINLKEHDIRFVEDNWESPTLGAWGLGWEVWLDGMEITQFTYFQQVGGYDLKPIPVEITYGTERLGMYIQGVDNVFDMKWNDKYTYGYIHQHDEYEYSVYNFEVANTQMLFKLFEMFEEEVENCLKAKLVRPAYDYCMKCSHVFNLLDARNAISVTERASFIKKVREMVAKVARLYVEGEV
- a CDS encoding ASKHA domain-containing protein — protein: MKLTVKIKDQIKQIQLNKGDNLLKILHSNGIFINAYCGGKGICKKCIVRFLENTPEPLKIEKEALADKIEEGYRLACLHNIEKDATVEIEALKPIFSDFLANVCCDDDKTHIAIDIGTTTIAAAMVENKKITNSISLLNPQIAFGGDVISRIASSNEGNFNTLSSILKDSINDIISSLKKPSSMVICANPTMLSFFLGLNPKSIGEYPYTPPFKGSLTTQFSDIDIYIPPVIGAFVGSDITSALSLLPENEDFLFIDIGTNCEFILKIKDNYFSSSVPAGPALEGTNIDYGSIAQNGAIYKVSFENGIKVYTINNKKPTGITGSGLISVIALLRKFGIIDKTGRLVEPWEAEAPFSIINRIKGKGFLLTDDIYLTQNSIRNFQLVKASLNAGLELLLKKIGQKLPNKIFIGGGFSKSLSRDEIINSGLLSFEGEFVMLQNSSLAGGLRLFCLKEREKVERLSKKIKYIEIANEADFERLYIKKMDF
- a CDS encoding GGDEF domain-containing protein, with translation MIVISIKDITYKYLKEKEIEYISLHDDLTGLYNRRFFKEELKRLFDRRSYPLALVIFDINGLKMVNDILGHTWGDWLIKKVAETLKSSVRAVDLIARIGGDEFVLLMVNTTEEGVKRCILRIKERLDEENKKESHSYLSVSIGYAIQNGKFKDSEKLFASADESMYKEKYSDKRNDKLKKIRESIKLMKPENAESHKLEDFLKR
- a CDS encoding glycosyltransferase, translating into MYPNVFQIWYSDGDEIPKKYEVFIEHNKRIFEKIPSYRLYRTSQINKFLKEFNYDLSKFKGFHYRFQSDVIRFLLLYHFGGLYLDLDIKVNDNFLKLLDMLNTEYKNVDAIPQNRRIYFLWFRRHSKNLKKIIDYYMDLSYLDYDYNVFFFAELDFNDLVYLPLDELDCYFKHFVMSG
- a CDS encoding methyltransferase domain-containing protein, whose translation is MKSRKGSKLKVKPKSFGPVEDFESFVKPDWWKDLFNPLYLISDGDVVEDSEITKSEVDLVVKALGIKPEDKVLDLCCGQGRHSIELASRGFLNVEGLDRSRYLIQKARKESEKRALGIKFREGDARKLPYKTDTFDAVLILGNSFGYFESEDEDLKVLKEVLRVLKPWGKVLLDVVGGEYLKSNLQNRSWEWVDNRFFVCRERSLSTDGKRIITREIIAHKEKGIMADQFYSVRLYSKEKLQELLKKSGFDDVEFHSTLSVSSKRNQDLGMMGHRIIVTALTKKQWTFTKVKDASLKTVAVVMGDPNKPDNMKPNGIFDEDDFYTIDELKKALNELKNYRFIYVNNHDTLISDLIKLKPKIDFVFNLCDEGFNNEPTKELYIPALLEMLNIPYTGSNPQCLAYCYDKSLIRGVAKEMGIPVPKGILVTPDKTVLELPFNFPAIVKPNFGDSSFGITKKSVVYTMDELIEVLSEIKEQFGHDKPVLIEEFLTGSDLTIGIIGNISGNYKILPIIEEDYSKLPDDLPKICGYEAKWLPGSPYWNNTSRLAQLDEETERIIVESSLKLWERLNVNDYCRFDWRLDSESKPKLLEVNPNPGWCWDGHLAKMAKIAGISYGEMLNMILEAAAERFESSKTREIKNDTHLTQAINVRLTNINLAYGR
- a CDS encoding SemiSWEET family sugar transporter; its protein translation is MTGIWINVIGFSAATLTTFSFVPQFIKLLKTKRTEGLSLTMMIQIAIGLLLWITYGVLRKDIVLISANTVGFVIVMATIIIYFKVNKYEV
- the xth gene encoding exodeoxyribonuclease III codes for the protein MRFKVVSWNVNSIRARLELVLDFLKANQPDVLCMQETKVENVLFPKEAFEELGYNVATAGQKRFNGVATVSKLNLEDIKTDFFDAEKDHKRSLLTKINDITIINLYFPNGQAPDTEQFQYKLNFIYELKSFLSKHYSIEDKLIILGDFNVAMEENDVYDVKQMEGKIGFHPEERKALKELYSWGFVDLFRKFNKEKAFSWWDYRAASFWKDRGLRIDYIWSTPTLADKCKDCFIDKSYRRKKKPSDHAPVVAVFELEG